Within the Planifilum fulgidum genome, the region ATAAGGAGGCATTGCTCTCTGACTTTGGCAAGCCCCCTGTAGCGTGCATAACGAAGCCCATGAAGTTCTTTGGCGTCAGCGAAGCTGCGCTCAATGGTCTGACTCCGTCGTTTATACAGTTGTTTGCCCCTTTCACTTAAACGGTTTTGACGT harbors:
- a CDS encoding transposase, whose protein sequence is RQNRLSERGKQLYKRRSQTIERSFADAKELHGLRYARYRGLAKVREQCLLIAVAQNIKKMALLLSKRGKGFVIRLIYQI